A window from Primulina eburnea isolate SZY01 chromosome 2, ASM2296580v1, whole genome shotgun sequence encodes these proteins:
- the LOC140817083 gene encoding uncharacterized protein: MAISRSSLSLLLAILSLISLGESRSDTNNVYSPCADASVQRSDGFTFGIAFADRSAFFVNASVQLSPCDHRLSLSNSQLAAFRPKVDEISLLTINTSNFMPDSVGGYMVAFAGRKYAARSIPAFVANNTYIVTSFTLVLEFKKGRLENLFWKRDGCASCKGQSSFVCLNNQDCAIKSGDCKNRGGPVDCSLAIQLAFSGTDKHHAVFNSWYEVSNLRQYSLVNLYSSLRDSLTSQYNRFI; the protein is encoded by the exons ATGGCGATTTCGAGATCATCGTTGAGCTTACTTTTGGCGATTTTAAGCTTAATCTCGTTGGGAGAATCGAGAAGTGATACAAACAACGTGTACTCTCCTTGTGCCGACGCGTCGGTTCAGAGATCCGACggatttacttttggaatagCGTTTGCGGACAGATCCGCTTTCTTTGTCAACGCATCCGTTCAGCTTTCTCCGTGCGATCACCGCCTCTCACTGTCTAACTCACAGCTCGCCGCCTTCCGTCCCAAAGTCGACGAGATCTCCCTCCTCACTATCAATACCTCCAACTTCATGCCG GATTCTGTCGGAGGATATATGGTGGCATTTGCGGGTCGAAAATATGCTGCAAGGTCAATCCCTGCTTTTGTCGCGAATAACACCTACATCGTGACCAGTTTTACTCTG GTTCTTGAATTCAAAAAAGGAAGACTGGAAAACTTGTTCTGGAAAAGAGACGGTTGTGCTTCATGTAAGGGTCAATCCAGCTTCGTTTGCCTAAACAATCAAGACTGTGCAATAAAATCTGGCGATTGTAAAAACCGAGGGGGGCCTGTAGACTGTAGCCTTGCCATACAACTAGCATTCTCCGGCACAGACAAGCACCATGCCGTTTTCAATTCGTGGTATGAGGTTAGCAACCTTCGACAATATTCCCTCGTTAACCTTTATTCCAGTCTCAGGGACTCTCTCACCAGCCAATACAACAGATTCATCTAG
- the LOC140817092 gene encoding strigolactones hydrolase CXE15 — protein sequence MGSLPRIVEDCFGIVLVYSDGSISRPSDINFPMKVQDDGSAVWKDCLFDKKHNLHLRLYKPRSPSTAKLPIVFFFHGGGFCICSRTWPNCHSCCLRLSSGLHALVVAPDYRLAPEHRLPAAMEDAVSSVEWLRNQALLSNSGGAGDGWFANRGVDFDRVFIVGDSSGGNLAHHLAVQLRRGSPELAPISVRGYVLMAPFFGGTVRTKSEEEDPLEPFLNLEILDRFWRLSLPEGNNSDHPWANPFGPESPRLDSIKLDPILVLVGGREVMKDRIDNYSKKLKEMGKEVDYIEYQGMQHGFFVNEPFSEVGNKVLEEIRNFMLKNSY from the exons ATGGGATCTCTTCCTCGTATAGTTGAAGACTGCTTCGGAATTGTCCTAGTATACAGCGACGGCTCCATTTCCCGACCCTCGGACATTAACTTCCCAATGAAAGTTCAGGACGACGGCTCTGCTGTCTGGAAAGACTGTTTGTTCGATAAAAAACATAACCTCCATCTCCGCTTATACAAACCCCGGTCACCCTCCACTGCCAAGCTCCCCATCGTCTTCTTTTTCCACGGCGGCGGCTTTTGCATTTGCTCGAGAACCTGGCCCAACTGTCACAGCTGTTGCCTCCGCCTCTCCTCAGGTCTGCATGCTCTTGTGGTGGCTCCTGACTACCGGTTGGCGCCAGAGCACAGGCTACCCGCTGCTATGGAAGATGCTGTGAGCTCCGTGGAGTGGCTCCGAAACCAGGCGCTTCTATCGAACAGTGGTGGTGCTGGTGATGGATGGTTTGCGAATAGAGGGGTTGACTTTGATAGGGTTTTCATCGTGGGCGACTCGTCAGGCGGTAATCTGGCCCACCATCTGGCGGTGCAGCTCCGGCGCGGGTCTCCGGAGTTGGCACCGATAAGTGTGCGGGGTTACGTTCTGATGGCTCCATTTTTCGGAGGCACTGTAAGAACCAAGTCTGAGGAAGAAGACCCGCTGGAACCATTCTTGAATTTGGAGATTCTCGACAG ATTTTGGAGGCTATCATTGCCAGAAGGAAACAATTCAGACCATCCATGGGCCAACCCATTTGGACCAGAAAGCCCAAGACTAGATAGTATAAAGCTCGACCCAATATTGGTTTTAGTGGGAGGAAGAGAAGTGATGAAGGACAGAATAGACAATTACTCCAAGAAATTGAAGGAGATGGGCAAAGAAGTTGACTACATAGAGTATCAAGGGATGCAGCATGGGTTCTTCGTAAATGAACCTTTCTCAGAAGTGGGCAACAAAGTTTTGGAGGAGATTCGAAACTTCATGCTTAAAAATTCTTATTGA
- the LOC140824437 gene encoding RING-H2 finger protein ATL70-like — MNSTDASGGFQGSDNIGGFGYGIGVSVGILLLITTITLASYYCTRNNTTSLTTTPPRDPQGADDPRHWVVEMGLDDATLNGYPKMMYSEAKVNHKDSTVSCCSICLADYKNTDMLRRLPECGHLFHLKCVDPWLRHHPTCPVCRTSPIPTPLPTPLAEVVPLATRPIG, encoded by the coding sequence ATGAATAGCACGGACGCCTCCGGAGGCTTCCAGGGTTCAGATAACATAGGCGGATTCGGTTACGGCATCGGAGTTTCGGTGGGGATCCTCCTGCTCATCACCACCATAACCTTGGCCTCTTACTACTGCACCAGGAACAATACGACCTCGTTAACAACGACACCGCCGCGGGATCCTCAGGGGGCTGATGATCCTCGGCACTGGGTGGTGGAGATGGGGCTGGATGATGCTACGCTGAATGGGTACCCGAAGATGATGTACTCTGAAGCGAAGGTGAACCACAAGGATTCGACGGTGTCGTGCTGCTCCATATGTTTGGCAGATTACAAGAATACGGACATGCTCAGGAGACTGCCCGAGTGCGGTCATCTCTTCCATTTGAAGTGCGTCGATCCATGGCTGCGCCACCACCCTACTTGCCCGGTTTGCCGTACGTCGCCGATTCCTACGCCTCTGCCGACGCCGTTGGCGGAGGTGGTTCCATTGGCAACCAGGCCTATTGGTTGA
- the LOC140817087 gene encoding D-lactate dehydrogenase [cytochrome], mitochondrial has translation MAFPSWFFRLRSHSRPIFTKFRNSFIHTTLSTSLNSGIQSSESIRKSSWIISLLPMALAVSAGSVALQSQYNDSASFCDAPNLDQTGKRFGGKESTDYLVKGSHKKVPQELIEELKAICKDNMTLDYDERYFHGKPQNSFHRAVNIPDVVVFPRSEEEVSKILKSCDKHKVPIVPYGGATSIEGHTLSPNGGVCIDMSLMKRVKTLNVKDMDVVVEPGIGWMELNEYLEPYGLFFPLDPGPGATIGGMCATRCSGSLAVRYGTMRDNVINLKVVLANGDIVKTGSRARKSAAGYDLTRLMIGSEGTLGVITEVTLRLQKIPQHSVVAMCNFPTVKDAADVAIATMLSGIQVSRVELLDEVQVKAINVANGKTLPEVPTLLFEFIGTEAYSREQTLIVQKIASEHNGSDFVFAEDPEAKKELWKIRKEALWACFAMEPTFEAMITDVCVPLSHLAELISTSKKELDSSSLICTVIAHAGDGNFHTVVLFDPDNDEQRREAERLNHFMVHTALAMEGTCTGEHGVGTGKMKYLEKELGMEALQTMKKIKVALDPNNIMNPGKLIPPHVCL, from the exons ATGGCGTTCCCTTCATGGTTCTTTCGTCTGCGGTCTCACTCTAGACCAATTTTCACCAAATTCAGAAACTCTTTTATCCACACAACTCTATCCACAAGTCTTAACTCAGGTATACAGAGCTCTGAAAGCATTAGGAAATCTTCGTGGATCATCTCCTTGCTTCCAATGGCCCTCGCCGTCTCTGCGGGTTCTGTTGCTCTTCAATCACAATACAATGACTCTGCATCATTCTGTGATGCTCCAAATCTTGATCAAAC AGGTAAGAGGTTTGGTGGTAAAGAAAGCACAGACTATTTGGTGAAAGGTTCACATAAAAAGGTACCACAAGAGCTTATCGAAGAATTGAAGGCCATTTGTAAG GACAATATGACTTTGGATTACGATGAGAGATATTTCCACGGGAAGCCGCAGAATAGCTTTCACAGAGCAGTGAATATTCCTGATGTAGTTGTGTTTCCAAG GTCTGAAGAGGAGGTGTCTAAAATACTTAAATCCTGTGACAAGCACAAG GTTCCCATTGTGCCTTATGGTGGTGCAACGTCCATTGAGGGCCATACCTTGTCCCCTAATGGTGGTGTCTGCATTGACATGTCATTAATGAAA CGTGTCAAAACATTAAATGTTAAGGACATGGATGTGGTGGTTGAACCTGGGATTGGTTGGATGGAGCTTAATGAATACTTGGAGCCTTATGGTTTATTCTTTCCTCTGGATCCTG GTCCAGGGGCAACAATTGGGGGAATGTGTGCTACACGATGCTCTGGTTCTTTAGCAGTGAG ATATGGGACTATGCGTGATAATGTCATCAACCTGAAG GTTGTTCTAGCCAATGGAGATATTGTCAAGACAGGTTCCCGTGCCAGGAAGAGTGCTGCAGG GTATGATCTGACTCGTCTCATGATTGGGAGTGAAGGAACCTTGGGTGTTATAACTGAAGTTACATTGCGCCTGCAGAAGATTCCTCAACACTCAGTG GTTGCAATGTGTAACTTTCCTACAGTTAAAGATGCAGCAGATGTTGCCATTGCCACCATGCTGTCTGGTATACAG GTATCAAGGGTGGAGCTTTTGGATGAAGTTCAAGTGAAGGCAATCAATGTTGCTAATGGAAAAACTTTACCTGAAGTCCCAACTCtgctatttgaatttattgGCACTG AAGCATACTCTCGTGAACAAACACTAATAGTTCAAAAGATAGCTTCAGAACACAATGGCTCTGATTTTGTTTTTGCAGAGGATCCTGAAGCAAAAAAGGAACTCTGGAAG ATAAGAAAGGAAGCACTCTGGGCTTGCTTTGCCATGGAACCAACTTTTGAAGCAATGATAACT GATGTGTGTGTTCCGCTGTCACACCTTGCAGAACTGATATCAACGTCCAAAAAAGAGCTAGATTCTTCTTCTTTAATATG CACGGTTATCGCTCATGCTGGTGATGGAAACTTCCACACCGTTGTATTATTTGATCCCGATAATGACGAACAACGAAGGGAAGCTGAGAGATTAAACCACTTCATGGTTCATACAGCTTTAGCCATGGAAG GAACGTGCACCGGGGAACATGGCGTTGGCACTGGGAAAATGAAG TATCTGGAAAaagaacttgggatggaggctTTACAGACTATGAAGAAGATCAAAGTTGCTTTAGATCCCAACAATATAATGAATCCAGGAAAACTCATTCCTCCACATGTTTGTTTGTAA